Proteins from a genomic interval of Desulfovibrio piger:
- a CDS encoding class I SAM-dependent methyltransferase, protein MDTRLGNLLEQAGLACNSTEAPAAETAPGAEEESHGLTAYTPFISVRACGRLWRLQRAADLETLWNAMLDDPQNFEDERLPYWTELWPSSIALCRWLEERRAEIAGRPCLDLGCGLGLTAMVGQWLGAQVIGMDYEEEALHFASLNARHNGVSSPLWTVMDWRQPAVRPRSIFRLWGGDIMYEKRFVAPVMHFLSHVLADDGAAWVAEPGRGVYEAFLQALHGGGLEGRRVFTERVEPLYAQPVPVTVAVWEIRRRVRPA, encoded by the coding sequence ATGGATACGCGATTGGGAAACTTGCTGGAGCAGGCCGGACTGGCCTGCAACAGTACGGAAGCTCCGGCGGCGGAGACCGCTCCCGGAGCCGAAGAGGAAAGCCACGGCCTGACGGCCTACACGCCCTTCATCTCCGTGCGGGCCTGCGGCCGTTTGTGGCGCCTGCAGCGCGCCGCCGACCTGGAGACCCTGTGGAACGCCATGCTGGACGATCCGCAGAACTTCGAGGACGAACGCCTGCCTTACTGGACGGAACTGTGGCCGTCCAGCATCGCCCTGTGCCGCTGGCTGGAAGAGCGCCGCGCCGAGATCGCCGGGCGTCCCTGCCTCGACCTGGGCTGCGGCCTGGGCCTCACGGCCATGGTGGGCCAGTGGCTGGGCGCGCAGGTCATCGGCATGGACTATGAGGAAGAGGCCCTGCACTTCGCCAGCCTCAACGCCCGGCACAACGGGGTGTCCTCGCCCCTGTGGACCGTCATGGACTGGCGGCAGCCCGCCGTGCGGCCCCGCAGCATCTTCCGCCTGTGGGGCGGCGACATCATGTACGAAAAGCGCTTCGTGGCGCCGGTGATGCACTTTCTTTCCCATGTGCTGGCCGATGACGGCGCGGCCTGGGTGGCCGAGCCCGGGCGCGGCGTGTACGAGGCCTTTTTGCAGGCCCTGCACGGCGGCGGTCTGGAAGGGCGGCGCGTGTTCACCGAGCGTGTGGAACCCCTGTATGCCCAGCCTGTGCCCGTCACGGTGGCCGTATGGGAGATACGCCGCCGCGTCCGGCCCGCGTAG